In Sulfurisphaera javensis, a single genomic region encodes these proteins:
- a CDS encoding SDR family NAD(P)-dependent oxidoreductase yields MRLKGKRILIVGVSKGLGYALAYFLLKEGASVIINSRNEDKLKEIKKSLESIGEINYVVGDVSTLDGAKEVVNKSGDFTDLVVTVGGYVEDTVTELSGLEEMIRNHIKIPLYVVNASLNKLKEGSTIVLVSSMAGIYKADPSQLSYGIAKAGLAKEVEILASELLSKGIRVVGIAPSTISGEFVPNRDWRKLRKLGQSDAPPEDFARVIVWLLTDEAEWVNGIVIPVDGGARLK; encoded by the coding sequence GTGAGGTTAAAGGGTAAACGTATTCTTATAGTAGGTGTAAGTAAAGGATTAGGATATGCTTTAGCATATTTTCTACTAAAGGAGGGTGCTAGTGTTATTATAAACTCTAGAAATGAAGATAAATTAAAGGAAATAAAGAAGAGTCTAGAGAGTATAGGAGAGATAAACTATGTTGTTGGAGATGTCTCGACTCTAGATGGGGCTAAAGAAGTTGTTAATAAGTCTGGTGATTTTACTGACTTAGTTGTTACAGTTGGTGGTTATGTTGAAGATACAGTTACCGAGTTGTCTGGTTTAGAAGAGATGATAAGGAATCATATAAAAATTCCCTTATATGTTGTGAATGCTTCATTAAACAAATTAAAAGAAGGTTCTACAATAGTTTTAGTTTCTTCTATGGCTGGAATATACAAAGCTGATCCTTCTCAGTTGTCTTATGGGATAGCTAAAGCCGGGTTAGCTAAAGAAGTTGAGATCTTAGCTTCAGAGTTGTTAAGTAAAGGAATAAGAGTTGTAGGAATAGCTCCAAGCACAATAAGTGGTGAATTTGTTCCTAATAGAGATTGGAGGAAATTAAGGAAATTAGGTCAATCTGATGCTCCACCAGAGGATTTTGCAAGGGTTATAGTTTGGCTCTTGACTGATGAGGCAGAATGGGTTAATGGAATTGTTATTCCAGTTGATGGAGGGGCTAGGTTAAAATAA